The stretch of DNA AAGACCACGGAACTGGGCCTCTCGGCCGTCTCTTTCTTCTTCTCCAGGCGCAGCGTTCCCGTGTACGACGCCGCCAGGGCGGCCGAGAGGCTGCGGCGCTGGAGGCGCGTGGCCGTCGAGGCGGCCAAGCAGTGCGGCCGCTCCATGGTGCCCGAGGTGGCGCTGACGGACGGCCTCGACGGGGCGCTGGGCCGGGCCGGGCCGTGGGAGAGGGATACGCTCAGGGTGGTGCTCAGCGCCGGAGAGCGCCGCAGGGGCCTCAAGGAGCTCCTCGCGGACGGTCGCGGCCGGGTGCGCTCGGTCATCGCCGTCATCGGCCCCGAAGGCGGGCTGACGGAAGAGGAACTCTCAACGGCCCGAAAGGCGGGCTTCGAGCCGGCAGGACTCG from Deltaproteobacteria bacterium encodes:
- a CDS encoding 16S rRNA (uracil(1498)-N(3))-methyltransferase; translated protein: MRRFFVEHIGFGSARVELRGGQLRHLRDVLRLGAGERVALFNGRGVELIGRIESVGPDRAVVAVDSAVEPTCESPVRIVLLQGLGKGLKPEFIIQKTTELGLSAVSFFFSRRSVPVYDAARAAERLRRWRRVAVEAAKQCGRSMVPEVALTDGLDGALGRAGPWERDTLRVVLSAGERRRGLKELLADGRGRVRSVIAVIGPEGGLTEEELSTARKAGFEPAGLGPRILRTETAAVAVAAVIQYELGDMGAPAALET